One Brassica oleracea var. oleracea cultivar TO1000 chromosome C7, BOL, whole genome shotgun sequence genomic window carries:
- the LOC106306069 gene encoding zeaxanthin epoxidase, chloroplastic isoform X1, whose amino-acid sequence MGSTPFCYSINPSPSKLDFTKTHAFSPVAKQFYLDLPSFAGKSGIRKRRALIGVKAAAAALVAEEETRETAAESKKKPRVLVAGGGIGGLVFALAAKKKGFDVLVFEKDLSAIRGEGQYRGPIQIQSNALAALEAIDIGVAEEVMEAGCITGDRINGLVDGVSGTWYVKFDTFTPAASRGLPVTRVISRMTLQQILARAVGEEIIRNESNVVDFEDSGDKVTVVLENGQRYDGDLLVGADGIWSKVRNNLFGRSEATYSGYTCYTGIADFVPADIESVGYRVFLGHKQYFVSSDVGGGKMQWYAFHEEAAGGVDAPNGMKKRLFDIFEGWCDNVLDLLNATEEEAILRRDIYDRSPSFTWGKGRVTLLGDSIHAMQPNMGQGGCMAIEDSFQLGLELEQAWKQSVETNTPVDVVSSLRRYEESRRLRVAIIHGMARMAAIMASTYKAYLGVGLGPLSFLTKFRVPHPGRVGGRFFIDIAMPLMLNWVLGGNSEKLEGRPPSCRLTDKADDRLREWFEDDEALERTINGEWYLIPHGNECSVSETLRLTKDEDQPCIVGRSEPDQDIPGTHIVIPSPQVSKMHARVIYKDGAFFLMDLRSEHGTYLTDNEGGKYRVTPNFPARFRPSDIIEFGSDKKAAFRVKVIRTTPKLTRRDEKSDGKLLQAA is encoded by the exons ATGGGTTCAACTCCCTTCTGCTACTCAATCAACCCATCTCCGTCAAAGCTCGATTTCACGAAGACCCACGCGTTCAGCCCCGTCGCCAAACAGTTCTATCTCGACTTACCGTCGTTCGCCGGCAAATCGGGGATACGAAAGCGTCGAGCTTTAATCGGAGTAAAGGCGGCGGCGGCGGCTTTAGTGGCGGAGGAGGAGACGCGGGAGACGGCGGCGGAGAGTAAGAAGAAACCGAGAGTTCTGGTGGCCGGAGGCGGAATCGGAGGTCTGGTGTTCGCTCTCGCGGCGAAGAAGAAAGGGTTCGATGTGCTGGTGTTCGAGAAGGACTTGAGCGCCATAAGAGGAGAAGGACAGTACAGAGGTCCGATTCAGATACAGAGCAACGCTTTGGCTGCTCTGGAAGCTATCGATATCGGTGTTGCTGAAGAAGTCATGGAAGCTGGATGTATCACCGGTGATCGGATTAACGGCCTCGTCGACGGTGTCTCTGGCACTTG GTATGTCAAGTTTGATACTTTCACTCCCGCGGCGTCGCGTGGACTCCCTGTGACTCGGGTAATTAGCAGAATGACTCTGCAGCAGATCTTGGCACGTGCGGTTGGTGAAGAAATTATTAGAAACGAGAGTAATGTTGTTGATTTTGAAGACTCCGGAGATAAG GTAACGGTGGTGCTTGAGAATGGGCAACGTTATGACGGTGATCTGCTTGTGGGTGCGGATGGCATATGGTCTAAA GTGAGAAACAACTTGTTTGGTCGAAGTGAAGCTACTTACTCAGGCTACACTTGTTACACTGGTATTGCAGATTTTGTACCTGCTGATATCGAGTCTGTTGG CTACCGGGTTTTCTTGGGACACAAGCAATACTTTGTTTCTTCGGATGTTGGTGGTGGGAAAATGCAGTGGTATGCGTTCCATGAGGAAGCAGCTGGTGGGGTTGATGCTCCCAATG GTATGAAGAAAAGACTGTTTGATATATTTGAAGGTTGGTGCGACAATGTGCTGGACTTACTGAATGCCACAGAGGAGGAGGCGATTCTGAGAAGAGATATATATGATAGAAGTCCTAGTTTCACTTGGGGTAAAGGGCGTGTGACGCTGCTCGGTGATTCTATTCATGCAATGCAGCCAAATATGGGTCAAGGTGGATGCATGGCCATTGAG GATAGTTTTCAACTAGGATTGGAGCTTGAACAAGCATGGAAACAGAGTGTTGAAACTAATACACCTGTTGATGTTGTTTCCTCTTTGAGAAG ATACGAGGAATCTAGAAGACTAAGAGTTGCTATTATCCATGGAATGGCGAGAATGGCTGCAATAATGGCGTCAACTTACAAAGCATACTTAGGTGTTGGGCTTGGTCCTCTCTCT TTTTTAACCAAGTTTAGAGTACCGCATCCGGGAAGAGTAGGTGGGAGATTCTTCATTGACATTGCTATGCCTCTGATGCTTAACTGGGTCCTTGGTGGTAACAG TGAGAAACTCGAAGGAAGGCCACCTAGTTGCAGACTCACTGACAAA GCTGATGACCGCCTTCGTGAGTGGTTTGAGGACGACGAGGCTCTTGAACGTACTATTAACGGAGA GTGGTATCTTATCCCACATGGCAACGAGTGTAGCGTTTCTGAAACATTACGTCTAACCAAAGATGAGGATCAGCCTTGCATTGTCGG CAGGAGTGAACCAGACCAAGATATTCCTGGAACGCACATTGTGATCCCTTCCCCTCAG GTATCGAAGATGCATGCGCGTGTGATCTACAAAGATGGAGCTTTCTTCTTGATGGATCTTCGAAGCGAACACGGGACCTATCTCACCGA TAACGAAGGAGGAAAATACAGAGTGACACCAAACTTCCCGGCCCGGTTTAGACCGTCTGATATCATCGAGTTTGGTTCGGACAAGAAG GCGGCGTTTAGGGTCAAGGTGATCAGGACAACTCCCAAATTGACGAGAAGGGATGAGAAGAGTGACGGTAAATTGCTTCAGGCTGCTTGA
- the LOC106306069 gene encoding zeaxanthin epoxidase, chloroplastic isoform X3, translated as MGSTPFCYSINPSPSKLDFTKTHAFSPVAKQFYLDLPSFAGKSGIRKRRALIGVKAAAAALVAEEETRETAAESKKKPRVLVAGGGIGGLVFALAAKKKGFDVLVFEKDLSAIRGEGQYRGPIQIQSNALAALEAIDIGVAEEVMEAGCITGDRINGLVDGVSGTWYVKFDTFTPAASRGLPVTRVISRMTLQQILARAVGEEIIRNESNVVDFEDSGDKVTVVLENGQRYDGDLLVGADGIWSKVRNNLFGRSEATYSGYTCYTGIADFVPADIESVGYRVFLGHKQYFVSSDVGGGKMQWYAFHEEAAGGVDAPNGMKKRLFDIFEGWCDNVLDLLNATEEEAILRRDIYDRSPSFTWGKGRVTLLGDSIHAMQPNMGQGGCMAIEDSFQLGLELEQAWKQSVETNTPVDVVSSLRRYEESRRLRVAIIHGMARMAAIMASTYKAYLGVGLGPLSFLTKFRVPHPGRVGGRFFIDIAMPLMLNWVLGGNSEKLEGRPPSCRLTDKADDRLREWFEDDEALERTINGEWYLIPHGNECSVSETLRLTKDEDQPCIVGSEPDQDIPGTHIVIPSPQVYYIETSNLNNACACDLQRWSFLLDGSSKRTRDLSHR; from the exons ATGGGTTCAACTCCCTTCTGCTACTCAATCAACCCATCTCCGTCAAAGCTCGATTTCACGAAGACCCACGCGTTCAGCCCCGTCGCCAAACAGTTCTATCTCGACTTACCGTCGTTCGCCGGCAAATCGGGGATACGAAAGCGTCGAGCTTTAATCGGAGTAAAGGCGGCGGCGGCGGCTTTAGTGGCGGAGGAGGAGACGCGGGAGACGGCGGCGGAGAGTAAGAAGAAACCGAGAGTTCTGGTGGCCGGAGGCGGAATCGGAGGTCTGGTGTTCGCTCTCGCGGCGAAGAAGAAAGGGTTCGATGTGCTGGTGTTCGAGAAGGACTTGAGCGCCATAAGAGGAGAAGGACAGTACAGAGGTCCGATTCAGATACAGAGCAACGCTTTGGCTGCTCTGGAAGCTATCGATATCGGTGTTGCTGAAGAAGTCATGGAAGCTGGATGTATCACCGGTGATCGGATTAACGGCCTCGTCGACGGTGTCTCTGGCACTTG GTATGTCAAGTTTGATACTTTCACTCCCGCGGCGTCGCGTGGACTCCCTGTGACTCGGGTAATTAGCAGAATGACTCTGCAGCAGATCTTGGCACGTGCGGTTGGTGAAGAAATTATTAGAAACGAGAGTAATGTTGTTGATTTTGAAGACTCCGGAGATAAG GTAACGGTGGTGCTTGAGAATGGGCAACGTTATGACGGTGATCTGCTTGTGGGTGCGGATGGCATATGGTCTAAA GTGAGAAACAACTTGTTTGGTCGAAGTGAAGCTACTTACTCAGGCTACACTTGTTACACTGGTATTGCAGATTTTGTACCTGCTGATATCGAGTCTGTTGG CTACCGGGTTTTCTTGGGACACAAGCAATACTTTGTTTCTTCGGATGTTGGTGGTGGGAAAATGCAGTGGTATGCGTTCCATGAGGAAGCAGCTGGTGGGGTTGATGCTCCCAATG GTATGAAGAAAAGACTGTTTGATATATTTGAAGGTTGGTGCGACAATGTGCTGGACTTACTGAATGCCACAGAGGAGGAGGCGATTCTGAGAAGAGATATATATGATAGAAGTCCTAGTTTCACTTGGGGTAAAGGGCGTGTGACGCTGCTCGGTGATTCTATTCATGCAATGCAGCCAAATATGGGTCAAGGTGGATGCATGGCCATTGAG GATAGTTTTCAACTAGGATTGGAGCTTGAACAAGCATGGAAACAGAGTGTTGAAACTAATACACCTGTTGATGTTGTTTCCTCTTTGAGAAG ATACGAGGAATCTAGAAGACTAAGAGTTGCTATTATCCATGGAATGGCGAGAATGGCTGCAATAATGGCGTCAACTTACAAAGCATACTTAGGTGTTGGGCTTGGTCCTCTCTCT TTTTTAACCAAGTTTAGAGTACCGCATCCGGGAAGAGTAGGTGGGAGATTCTTCATTGACATTGCTATGCCTCTGATGCTTAACTGGGTCCTTGGTGGTAACAG TGAGAAACTCGAAGGAAGGCCACCTAGTTGCAGACTCACTGACAAA GCTGATGACCGCCTTCGTGAGTGGTTTGAGGACGACGAGGCTCTTGAACGTACTATTAACGGAGA GTGGTATCTTATCCCACATGGCAACGAGTGTAGCGTTTCTGAAACATTACGTCTAACCAAAGATGAGGATCAGCCTTGCATTGTCGG GAGTGAACCAGACCAAGATATTCCTGGAACGCACATTGTGATCCCTTCCCCTCAGGTATATTATATAGAAACTTCGAATCTAAATA ATGCATGCGCGTGTGATCTACAAAGATGGAGCTTTCTTCTTGATGGATCTTCGAAGCGAACACGGGACCTATCTCACCGA TAA
- the LOC106306069 gene encoding zeaxanthin epoxidase, chloroplastic isoform X2, with protein sequence MGSTPFCYSINPSPSKLDFTKTHAFSPVAKQFYLDLPSFAGKSGIRKRRALIGVKAAAAALVAEEETRETAAESKKKPRVLVAGGGIGGLVFALAAKKKGFDVLVFEKDLSAIRGEGQYRGPIQIQSNALAALEAIDIGVAEEVMEAGCITGDRINGLVDGVSGTWYVKFDTFTPAASRGLPVTRVISRMTLQQILARAVGEEIIRNESNVVDFEDSGDKVTVVLENGQRYDGDLLVGADGIWSKVRNNLFGRSEATYSGYTCYTGIADFVPADIESVGYRVFLGHKQYFVSSDVGGGKMQWYAFHEEAAGGVDAPNGMKKRLFDIFEGWCDNVLDLLNATEEEAILRRDIYDRSPSFTWGKGRVTLLGDSIHAMQPNMGQGGCMAIEDSFQLGLELEQAWKQSVETNTPVDVVSSLRRYEESRRLRVAIIHGMARMAAIMASTYKAYLGVGLGPLSFLTKFRVPHPGRVGGRFFIDIAMPLMLNWVLGGNSEKLEGRPPSCRLTDKADDRLREWFEDDEALERTINGEWYLIPHGNECSVSETLRLTKDEDQPCIVGSEPDQDIPGTHIVIPSPQVSKMHARVIYKDGAFFLMDLRSEHGTYLTDNEGGKYRVTPNFPARFRPSDIIEFGSDKKAAFRVKVIRTTPKLTRRDEKSDGKLLQAA encoded by the exons ATGGGTTCAACTCCCTTCTGCTACTCAATCAACCCATCTCCGTCAAAGCTCGATTTCACGAAGACCCACGCGTTCAGCCCCGTCGCCAAACAGTTCTATCTCGACTTACCGTCGTTCGCCGGCAAATCGGGGATACGAAAGCGTCGAGCTTTAATCGGAGTAAAGGCGGCGGCGGCGGCTTTAGTGGCGGAGGAGGAGACGCGGGAGACGGCGGCGGAGAGTAAGAAGAAACCGAGAGTTCTGGTGGCCGGAGGCGGAATCGGAGGTCTGGTGTTCGCTCTCGCGGCGAAGAAGAAAGGGTTCGATGTGCTGGTGTTCGAGAAGGACTTGAGCGCCATAAGAGGAGAAGGACAGTACAGAGGTCCGATTCAGATACAGAGCAACGCTTTGGCTGCTCTGGAAGCTATCGATATCGGTGTTGCTGAAGAAGTCATGGAAGCTGGATGTATCACCGGTGATCGGATTAACGGCCTCGTCGACGGTGTCTCTGGCACTTG GTATGTCAAGTTTGATACTTTCACTCCCGCGGCGTCGCGTGGACTCCCTGTGACTCGGGTAATTAGCAGAATGACTCTGCAGCAGATCTTGGCACGTGCGGTTGGTGAAGAAATTATTAGAAACGAGAGTAATGTTGTTGATTTTGAAGACTCCGGAGATAAG GTAACGGTGGTGCTTGAGAATGGGCAACGTTATGACGGTGATCTGCTTGTGGGTGCGGATGGCATATGGTCTAAA GTGAGAAACAACTTGTTTGGTCGAAGTGAAGCTACTTACTCAGGCTACACTTGTTACACTGGTATTGCAGATTTTGTACCTGCTGATATCGAGTCTGTTGG CTACCGGGTTTTCTTGGGACACAAGCAATACTTTGTTTCTTCGGATGTTGGTGGTGGGAAAATGCAGTGGTATGCGTTCCATGAGGAAGCAGCTGGTGGGGTTGATGCTCCCAATG GTATGAAGAAAAGACTGTTTGATATATTTGAAGGTTGGTGCGACAATGTGCTGGACTTACTGAATGCCACAGAGGAGGAGGCGATTCTGAGAAGAGATATATATGATAGAAGTCCTAGTTTCACTTGGGGTAAAGGGCGTGTGACGCTGCTCGGTGATTCTATTCATGCAATGCAGCCAAATATGGGTCAAGGTGGATGCATGGCCATTGAG GATAGTTTTCAACTAGGATTGGAGCTTGAACAAGCATGGAAACAGAGTGTTGAAACTAATACACCTGTTGATGTTGTTTCCTCTTTGAGAAG ATACGAGGAATCTAGAAGACTAAGAGTTGCTATTATCCATGGAATGGCGAGAATGGCTGCAATAATGGCGTCAACTTACAAAGCATACTTAGGTGTTGGGCTTGGTCCTCTCTCT TTTTTAACCAAGTTTAGAGTACCGCATCCGGGAAGAGTAGGTGGGAGATTCTTCATTGACATTGCTATGCCTCTGATGCTTAACTGGGTCCTTGGTGGTAACAG TGAGAAACTCGAAGGAAGGCCACCTAGTTGCAGACTCACTGACAAA GCTGATGACCGCCTTCGTGAGTGGTTTGAGGACGACGAGGCTCTTGAACGTACTATTAACGGAGA GTGGTATCTTATCCCACATGGCAACGAGTGTAGCGTTTCTGAAACATTACGTCTAACCAAAGATGAGGATCAGCCTTGCATTGTCGG GAGTGAACCAGACCAAGATATTCCTGGAACGCACATTGTGATCCCTTCCCCTCAG GTATCGAAGATGCATGCGCGTGTGATCTACAAAGATGGAGCTTTCTTCTTGATGGATCTTCGAAGCGAACACGGGACCTATCTCACCGA TAACGAAGGAGGAAAATACAGAGTGACACCAAACTTCCCGGCCCGGTTTAGACCGTCTGATATCATCGAGTTTGGTTCGGACAAGAAG GCGGCGTTTAGGGTCAAGGTGATCAGGACAACTCCCAAATTGACGAGAAGGGATGAGAAGAGTGACGGTAAATTGCTTCAGGCTGCTTGA